The Caulobacter sp. SL161 DNA window CGTGTTCCCTCGCAAGTAAGAGAAGGCAGCTATGGGAGGCGCCCGAGAGCTCCGGAACATCGGGCTCGATGTTCATTTTAGGCTCTTAGCGTCCAGTCTAGAGCAGGTGCTCGTCGAACGTTTCCGGGTCTGGCGTTTGACGACCCCGGACACGCGGTCCGACGCGCCGCACGAGATGGACTTGGTCATCGCCGATTTCGGACCGCCCACCCCACAGGTCGAGGCCCGCCTGAGCCAGCTTCAGGGCCACGCGCGACGTGGCCGGGTGTTGATCATCATGCTTACCCATTGGGATGACGTTGCGATACGACTGATCCGGGCAGGCGCGGCAGGCGTCCTGTTCTCGGACGCGGACGCGCCGGACGTTCGCCTGGCGCTCGACACGATCGCCGACCAGCGCACCTATCTGCCCCCTACGCTCCAACAAACCCTTGCCCAACGGTTCGTTGCCGGCGCGGACGCCACACTCGATCGCCTGACGCGTCGAGAACTGGAGTTTGTCCGCAGGCTTGCGGTCGGCGCCAGCACCTCAGAGATCGCCGAAGAACTTGGCCTTAGCTCCAAGACCGCAGACACTCATCGCGCCAACGTCCTACGTAAGCTGGGCTTGCGCAACAATGTCGACGTCGCCCGCCTGGCGCTCCAACACGGCCTGGTGGCGCTCTAGAACTCAGAAAAACCCCTAGGCCATACCA harbors:
- a CDS encoding response regulator transcription factor, with amino-acid sequence MVIADFGPPTPQVEARLSQLQGHARRGRVLIIMLTHWDDVAIRLIRAGAAGVLFSDADAPDVRLALDTIADQRTYLPPTLQQTLAQRFVAGADATLDRLTRRELEFVRRLAVGASTSEIAEELGLSSKTADTHRANVLRKLGLRNNVDVARLALQHGLVAL